In one window of Calditrichota bacterium DNA:
- a CDS encoding riboflavin synthase, producing the protein MFTGLVEDVGTVDTIRNEGAGVRFRIRAPHMAGDLVLGESVAVNGVCLTVISASQESFEVDVVKETLSRTTLGQLKINDPVNLERSLRPSDRLGGHFVQGHVDGVGRIESFSREETGNFRLTLHLPEDLRPFAVEKGSIAVDGVSLTIAKILETGVELAVIPFTLEHTTFRTKRPGDSVNVEMDLLGKYVYQFLKNQHAAEDSKITEEWLRQAGF; encoded by the coding sequence ATGTTTACAGGTTTGGTTGAAGACGTTGGCACCGTGGACACCATCCGAAATGAAGGAGCCGGGGTACGGTTTCGGATTCGGGCCCCTCACATGGCCGGAGACCTGGTGTTGGGAGAGAGTGTCGCCGTGAACGGTGTTTGCCTAACAGTGATTTCTGCAAGTCAGGAATCATTTGAGGTTGATGTTGTTAAGGAAACCCTTTCAAGAACAACATTAGGTCAATTAAAAATCAATGATCCGGTCAATCTGGAGCGCTCGTTGCGCCCCTCTGATCGTCTGGGCGGCCATTTTGTCCAGGGGCATGTGGACGGTGTGGGACGCATTGAATCCTTTTCACGCGAGGAAACCGGAAATTTCAGGCTAACCCTTCATTTGCCGGAAGATCTGAGGCCGTTCGCTGTTGAGAAAGGTTCCATTGCCGTTGACGGTGTCAGTCTCACAATTGCCAAGATTCTGGAAACGGGTGTGGAACTAGCCGTGATTCCTTTTACGCTGGAGCACACAACATTTCGCACGAAGCGGCCCGGGGATTCCGTTAATGTGGAAATGGACCTTTTGGGCAAATACGTGTATCAATTCCTGAAAAACCAGCACGCCGCAGAGGATTCAAAAATCACTGAGGAGTGGCTGAGACAAGCGGGATTTTAG
- a CDS encoding bifunctional 3,4-dihydroxy-2-butanone-4-phosphate synthase/GTP cyclohydrolase II: MSDFNTIEEAVEAIKKGEIIIVVDDEDRENEGDFIMAAEKVTPEAINFMAKHGRGLICVAMTPERLQDLDLQPMVTENTAHLGTSFTVSVDAKKGVKTGISAHDRAKTIQVLIDPHTRPGDLARPGHIFPLRARRGGVLRRAGHTEAVVDLARLAGLYPAGVLCEIMDEDGSMARVPKLLEIAGKFNLKIVTIRDLIEYRRRKEHLVRKAAVANLPTRFGLFEIHIYESDIDPNDHVALVKGTINPDEPILVRVHSQCLTGDVFHSLRCDCGDQLEKALQMIAEEGKGVLLYMRQEGRGIGLANKIKAYHLQEHGKDTVEANEALGFKPDLRDYGIGAQILIDLGVRKIRLMTNNPKKIVGLKGYGLEIVERVPIEVKPNPINLKYLETKRDKMGHILNGLAAEKDPQKSK; the protein is encoded by the coding sequence ATGAGTGATTTTAATACAATTGAAGAGGCTGTTGAAGCCATCAAAAAGGGCGAAATCATTATTGTGGTGGACGATGAGGATCGCGAAAACGAAGGCGATTTTATCATGGCGGCGGAAAAGGTGACCCCGGAAGCCATTAATTTTATGGCCAAACATGGGAGGGGACTCATCTGCGTGGCCATGACCCCCGAACGGCTTCAGGACCTCGATTTACAACCGATGGTTACGGAGAATACAGCCCATCTGGGAACGTCCTTCACGGTTTCCGTGGATGCCAAAAAGGGCGTAAAAACAGGAATCTCGGCCCACGATCGGGCCAAAACCATTCAGGTGCTGATTGATCCTCACACACGGCCCGGGGATCTGGCCCGCCCGGGGCACATCTTTCCATTGCGTGCCCGACGGGGAGGGGTTCTCCGGAGAGCCGGACATACGGAAGCAGTCGTGGATTTGGCACGCTTGGCCGGTTTGTACCCCGCAGGTGTGCTGTGTGAAATTATGGACGAGGATGGTTCGATGGCCCGCGTTCCCAAGCTGCTTGAAATCGCCGGGAAATTCAATCTGAAGATTGTTACCATTCGTGATCTGATCGAATATCGGCGCCGAAAAGAGCACCTGGTTCGGAAAGCGGCCGTAGCCAATCTCCCCACACGGTTTGGGCTGTTTGAGATTCACATCTACGAAAGCGATATCGATCCCAATGACCACGTGGCATTGGTCAAGGGAACCATCAATCCGGATGAACCCATTCTGGTACGGGTTCATTCTCAATGTCTTACGGGAGATGTGTTTCATTCTCTCCGCTGCGATTGCGGTGATCAGCTGGAGAAAGCGCTGCAAATGATTGCCGAAGAGGGCAAGGGGGTACTTTTATACATGCGTCAGGAAGGACGCGGAATAGGTTTGGCAAATAAGATTAAGGCCTACCATCTCCAGGAACATGGAAAGGATACTGTGGAAGCCAATGAGGCTCTTGGATTTAAACCGGATTTGCGCGATTACGGAATCGGAGCACAGATTCTGATAGACCTCGGTGTTCGGAAAATTCGATTAATGACGAATAATCCCAAAAAAATTGTGGGATTAAAGGGATATGGACTGGAAATTGTGGAACGGGTTCCCATTGAAGTGAAGCCCAATCCCATTAATTTAAAGTACCTTGAAACCAAACGCGATAAGATGGGTCATATTTTGAACGGATTGGCCGCAGAAAAGGATCCCCAAAAGAGCAAATAA
- a CDS encoding 6,7-dimethyl-8-ribityllumazine synthase, whose product MPKLLEGQLEATGKKFGFVASRFNELVVRKLVEGATDCIVRHGGAEGDIEIAWVPGSFEIPLAAQKMAASGRYDAVICLGAVIRGATPHFEYIAAEVTKGIAQINLQTGIPTLYGIITSDTLEQALERAGTKMGNKGWDAALSAIEMVNLLSQIEGK is encoded by the coding sequence ATGCCAAAATTACTTGAAGGCCAATTAGAGGCAACCGGGAAGAAATTTGGATTTGTAGCCTCGCGGTTCAACGAACTCGTGGTTCGAAAACTGGTTGAAGGAGCCACTGACTGCATTGTGCGTCATGGCGGGGCCGAAGGGGATATCGAGATCGCCTGGGTTCCGGGGTCGTTTGAAATCCCGCTTGCTGCCCAAAAAATGGCGGCCTCCGGCCGGTACGATGCCGTGATTTGCCTGGGAGCCGTTATTCGTGGGGCAACGCCGCATTTCGAATACATTGCCGCAGAAGTAACCAAGGGAATTGCCCAGATAAATTTGCAAACAGGTATTCCGACCCTCTACGGAATTATTACGTCCGACACGCTTGAACAGGCACTTGAACGCGCGGGCACCAAAATGGGCAACAAGGGTTGGGATGCGGCGCTGTCAGCCATTGAAATGGTCAATCTGCTGTCACAAATTGAGGGAAAGTAA
- a CDS encoding T9SS type A sorting domain-containing protein: MRYFGRLRGIGWVVLFFFLGVQLVWADVGDWKTFTNKSHIRDLTSWNQSIWCATNGGVVAFSPNGKETLSLTNTEGLSYNDVSHIAVDHTGSLWFGFTNGLINIYNPLNKSLKIIDDFSRNQIKDIVPLGDSVFIGLNIGVSLFLLDKMEVKETYKNLGSFPIEVAVNAVAVDYPYIWVGTPNGIARADLRQVNLKAPQSWENFTTNEGLPSDGITALFAKGQTILAGTDFGVAQFEGGRWVYASQGLGNSQVQQFYQKDHTIYAVTETGLYSYQSSGEWKLVKGHLNRVTSVAVDSTGNFWMGTDGEGVTWYNPQKDSTKILVPNGPGGNNFKALTIDQQNTLWTGSANIYGWGFGRFDGQTWTVFNRKNSNLPSDNAEASAVDLAGHVWMGTWGGGVYLVKDNHIQIFNPSTGHLAGIPVDTKYAVVTDIQVEKTGTVWMLNYYAYNHQVLAAMTPDSQWVYFSDSELGLSSDKVTCLLIDHRGWKWIGTENSGISVFSDNGTPLDKSDDEIMGNLTTADGLESNAIAAIAEDDFGALWIGTKEGLDVYLDGTVQPRYGLITNDINSITIDPRNNKWIGTSAGLSVLDPDGYRWTHYTTENSPIASNNVQDVAFNPRTGEAFIGTTKGLSRFVTPYTAPKNDLSELRVYPNPFLVGSGNEKLIIDDLAKESSVFIFTESGKKVKSFPEEQVLGARISWNGRDEKGTLVSSGIYLVVVTTADGKSKVAKLAVVKE; the protein is encoded by the coding sequence GTGAGGTATTTCGGACGATTACGTGGAATCGGGTGGGTAGTCCTGTTTTTTTTCCTCGGTGTACAGTTGGTGTGGGCCGATGTGGGGGATTGGAAAACGTTCACAAACAAATCACACATTCGTGATCTCACGTCCTGGAACCAATCCATTTGGTGTGCAACGAACGGCGGAGTCGTCGCTTTTTCACCCAACGGCAAGGAAACCCTTTCGCTGACGAATACAGAGGGATTAAGTTACAACGATGTGTCTCATATTGCCGTGGATCACACGGGGAGCCTCTGGTTTGGCTTCACAAATGGGCTCATCAATATTTACAATCCCCTGAACAAAAGCCTTAAGATTATTGATGATTTTAGTCGCAATCAGATAAAGGACATCGTGCCCCTGGGAGACAGCGTTTTTATCGGACTCAATATTGGGGTCAGTCTCTTCCTGCTGGACAAGATGGAAGTGAAGGAAACCTACAAGAATCTTGGATCGTTTCCTATTGAAGTGGCAGTCAATGCCGTGGCTGTGGATTATCCGTACATCTGGGTGGGGACACCGAATGGTATTGCCCGGGCAGATTTGCGTCAGGTCAATCTGAAAGCGCCTCAAAGCTGGGAAAACTTTACGACAAACGAAGGGCTGCCTTCCGATGGAATAACGGCGTTATTTGCGAAAGGTCAAACCATTCTGGCCGGAACCGATTTTGGCGTGGCCCAATTCGAGGGAGGACGCTGGGTTTATGCGTCTCAGGGATTGGGAAATAGCCAGGTTCAGCAGTTTTATCAGAAGGATCATACAATTTACGCGGTGACCGAAACCGGTCTTTACAGCTACCAATCTTCGGGGGAATGGAAGTTAGTTAAGGGACACCTGAATCGGGTCACGTCTGTTGCTGTTGATTCAACCGGAAATTTCTGGATGGGAACAGACGGTGAGGGAGTGACCTGGTATAATCCGCAAAAGGATTCGACAAAAATCCTGGTGCCGAATGGCCCCGGCGGAAACAATTTCAAGGCGCTTACAATTGATCAACAGAACACGCTGTGGACAGGATCGGCCAATATTTATGGATGGGGATTTGGCCGTTTCGATGGCCAAACCTGGACGGTCTTTAATCGAAAAAACTCAAACCTTCCTTCTGACAATGCGGAAGCGTCTGCTGTGGATTTGGCGGGTCATGTGTGGATGGGCACCTGGGGAGGCGGGGTTTATTTGGTTAAGGATAATCATATTCAGATTTTTAATCCTTCTACGGGGCACTTGGCGGGTATTCCTGTTGACACAAAATACGCTGTCGTTACAGATATCCAGGTTGAAAAGACAGGAACCGTCTGGATGCTCAATTACTACGCCTACAACCATCAGGTTCTGGCCGCCATGACGCCCGATTCTCAGTGGGTCTACTTTTCGGATTCCGAATTGGGGTTGTCGTCGGATAAAGTAACCTGTTTGTTGATTGACCATCGGGGGTGGAAATGGATTGGCACGGAGAACAGCGGGATCAGCGTTTTTTCCGACAACGGCACCCCCCTGGATAAATCGGATGACGAGATTATGGGCAATCTAACGACGGCCGACGGACTCGAAAGCAACGCCATTGCGGCGATCGCTGAGGACGATTTCGGGGCCCTCTGGATTGGGACAAAGGAAGGCCTGGATGTCTATCTGGATGGTACCGTCCAGCCTCGCTACGGCCTCATTACGAACGACATCAATTCCATTACGATTGATCCGCGAAATAACAAATGGATTGGTACAAGCGCGGGATTGAGTGTCTTGGATCCCGACGGCTATCGCTGGACCCACTACACGACGGAAAACAGTCCCATTGCCAGTAATAACGTCCAGGATGTGGCGTTCAATCCCCGAACGGGCGAGGCCTTTATCGGAACGACAAAAGGGCTCTCACGATTTGTGACCCCGTACACGGCCCCGAAAAATGACTTATCCGAATTGCGTGTCTATCCCAACCCTTTTTTGGTGGGGTCGGGAAATGAAAAACTCATTATCGATGATCTGGCAAAAGAAAGCAGTGTTTTTATTTTCACCGAATCCGGGAAAAAGGTGAAATCGTTCCCGGAGGAACAG